DNA from Macadamia integrifolia cultivar HAES 741 chromosome 12, SCU_Mint_v3, whole genome shotgun sequence:
AAGGGAAAGTAGCAATTGGTCAGGAAGAACCAATCCCAGTTTTAGTGGAGGTGATGAGGACTGGTTCCCCACGCAACCGAGAGAATGCTGCTGCTGTTTTGTGGTCTCTCTGCACTGGTGACATGCAGCATGTCGAAACTGCAAGGGAGCATGGGGCAGAAGAGGTACTTAAGGGACTGGCAGAGAATGGCACTGACAGGGGCAAACGAAAAGCTGGAAATCTTCTGGAGCTCCTGCATCGCACAATTGATGCAACCACTTCAacatgaaattttttgtaaCGAGGACACAGCTTTATGAAATTCTAATGTTTTGCAAGGTGATTCATATACAAAGGGATGTATAGAGATGAATGATAAGTGTAAGGTTGTAGAGTGTGTTGTTATAATGTTGTTTCTAGGCAGGTAGATACATCTTTGGGCAAGTAAAATGACATATCTTATTATTTCAAAATCGATTATACGTCTGGATTCAACAAATAGAAGAGGAAAATGTCTGATACTGGAGAAAACAGCGGACTATGCTCAGGAGAAAGTGAAATGCGCATGTCCTGCTAACATATTCACATTATGATTCATAATTCTGATTAGCATGGCCCCAGCAAAAGGAAGACACACACTAatggttttttttatcttttttatgctaacgatgggtatccaggccttagGCCTGATTAGTCCTGCGCTCCCATACTGACCCTAGAACCGCATGGACCAGGTCAAATCgtggttgaatgagaaccatttaatttttactgaaagcagtgaactctgaagagcactaaacaacccgtgtgagtggccccaaggaggtaagaggagtcaaactcaaaatCACATGCTTTCTgaggtgaaggtcccttgcTAACtcagctacccccttggggttacaCACACTAATGGTTCACTTGCCAATGATTAACCAGGATAATGGACAGCATTAGCAGCATGATAATTAGCCTTTCTAGTTTCAGCACTGTACCATATGAGAATCTGCATAGTCTGTTTTGTGACTATTTGTTTGGAGGCATGTGTATCATTTGAATGTTTGTACAGGTTTATAAGAAATGGACAACCAGAGTTGTTAGCAAAATGATCTTAGCCTATCTTTCATTTTGGCATTATAACATTACACAATAATTAGAGGGCGGGCCTTGGCGTAACAGTGAGGATGCCTATTGCAACCTGGCGGTAAGATTATAAAAATAGCCTCTCTGTTGGGGGGTATGGTGGGGTACATCTGCCCCTCCCTAGACCCTACAATAGTGAGAGTCTTGTGCACTGGGTGCGCACCTTTTTAAAAATAGTATACAAGAATTCGATGAAGTCAAAAGCCTAAATGTCAATGATTTGCCGGGAATTAGTTTGTGTGATAGAAGCATCGTTTGTGTGATGAGGGAAGGTTATTAAACTCCAATCGTGATCTGGATTGGTTTCAGCTGATTCTAATTTCaattcttaaaacccaacatcGATCGACCACTATGGATTAGCCGGAATCAGGATCGGACTGAActgattccaatttttgaaacattGTGTTGAGGACAATAGGAcatacatttttttcattttcttttttccataaaaaattcCTCGATGGCAAAATTTACATTGAAAGGTCACAATAGAACCTAGAGACATGGTAGATTAAAATTGCATGTATCTATTCTatttatgttaagtttgtctcgaattcttgacccgttttgaagattcccgctccaacatattttggtggcgacctgaatgagaagttttctaagatttgtgatggaaaCAGAGGGGTTGgaccgataggcccaagcccagaGCCCAGCACTGATCTAGTATGGGAGTGCGGGGGCGTTCGATCGAATTGACCGTGACCCGTGACTTGAAGTATAATTTACTGTTGTtttattgagaaagtcattgtgtTTTGGAGGTTTTTCAAGTTAGGATTTCAGGATGAGTTTTCTCAGCActgtttgggtgtaatctcttttctgcatagtgaaaacatcttcttcgcccaagaacgtagcacaccaccGGTTTGTGAACCTGGTAAATCTCTATGTTGTGCGGATTTATCTTGatttatttttcgtatttttCTTGGCGTTTGCTATAACAATTTAAAAGACTCTTCATAATTGGATTCCTGAACGGATTGGCTCCATTAATCATCATTGGTGTGAAATGCTCTAAACAGAGGAACTTCTTTTATCGGTTTGGGTGCTCTGATTTCATTTGATAGGCATGCTGTATTGTGGGCCGCTTGCAGTATGAGGCGACCAACAGAACCTCTTTGTGGTTTCGAAActgttttcccctcttttttcaAGCaaatttctcatcttctttttagAACTAAGAAGAGATATCTTACTAACATAATCACCAACTAACCTTCGCAGATACTGAAATTATCTTCCTGGTGTGCAATGCTGTGTGACCAAAGGGTAGAAGACGAGAGGATCTGTTCATCACTGCAGACACACATACGAAAATAGTTTCTTACTTCACCAGATTGGTTTTGATCGTTGTACTTGGGAGTAATGGAAGCGGCTAATTAACTTCATTAATGGCAAAACTCCTCATTAAATAGGTTTCGTTGCGCACAGCCATGAACATTTTTATTGAAACAGATCCAGTCATCATTTACGTTTCTAATAAAAagttgagaaagaaaaataaccaCGGGATCATATCATCTAAGAATGAAGAGGAATATTATCAAACAGTTTGTCTGCGGTCGAAGCCTGGGCCAGGAGCTTCGTCTGACGGGAAGACTTGGAGAGAGGTGACCATGGCATCGGGAGGACCACGCCTGCAACGCTGCTCCATCTCATTGACGGAATCGGGATGGCCGGAGAAGAGGGCCTCGACGGAGCCGTCCCTCTTATTGCGCACCCATCCTCTGAGTCCCAATTGTTTCGCGTTCTCCACCGTCCAGTTCCTGTAGAACACCCCTTGCACCCTCCCCTTAATCATTGCCCTCACCTGCGATGAAAACCCATCCAAAATATTCATGGGATCATTTCTCAGTATCGGTTTTTACTAACTGgcgcccgggggggggggggggggggagttaaAAATCTCCTACCGTCTTAGTGGGATTTGATGGTGGTGGCGGATCCGTCGCAGAAGCAGCGGCGGAGGCCGCGGCACTGTTTGTGTTGCCGGAGAACATCGACTTtgaccaagaagaggaagaaggatgcAGCACAAGAAAAGGGAAGGTGGAAGTTCGGAGAGTAGGAGAACGATGGAGCGAACAGTGAAGAGGAAAGAGATCAGCGTTAATTGTACAAGCCTTCCATAGACATCTCCTCGTCTCTGGATAGTTCCCGATTCCAACTAATCCTCCAATCGAGTTCCTTAACTGCGTCGTGATCGCGACCCTCCCAGCCCGACACATTTGCttcagctctctctctccctctctcttagACTCGTAGTTGGCTTTCTAATTCTAGGCCATTCGTCCTTCGTGAGAACCTAATGAAGTAACGGTCGGTCAAAAGACCTACTTAGTTAAGAGCCTCAAGACACGCCCACCCAGCCCTTGTCACCCACTGGAGACGGATCCTCTCGAGGTGTTAACATGCCAAGATGACTTGCCTGCTTCTCAAGATAATTATTACAAGTTTAATCTCAAATAGCACCAACCATAGGCGTCCTAATAAGAATGCTGCTCTCCTATAGCTCAAACTGCTCAAAATGATAAACAGACGgaacaaataaacaaaaagtAAAGCCGAAATGGACATAACCTTAAAAGAGTTTTATCTCCTTTATCTCGTTCGTGTACAACTCgagaataaaaaaaggaagaccAAGACATTAGCAATGTTCAAATCGGCAGTGCATCTGCCAAAACAGAATCTCACATATATAGTTTCTCCAATCAATCAAATAAATTGGAGAATCAATAAGAATGGACTAAATATAACAACTCCTATTCCTGCAAAGCAAATAGATAAACACCCGGTTTAATAATGTCACCGGGACTCGATTTACTGCTCCGTTGCCCTAATCTCATCTGACTCAAACTTTGAGGGACATGCACCCGGTACAGCAAATTATAGATCCTAGGCTACAATATTAGGtcataaatgactgaaattataATGCAGTATATTAAAGAAAACGTGATCCCGTGATCCCAGGAACCTGATCCCCAACCACTCAAACAGATAGACCAGCCTTCTTCCTGAGGTGCTCCTTAAAGTCCATAATGCCACCATGCCATGGGGTTACAGCCAGGTTCTCACACACCCATATCTCTTTCGCCACTTGATTGATAAGCCTGAAGTCATGGCTGACCAGAACCAAGCCTCCATCCCATTCATTCAGTGCCTCTGCTAGTGAGTCAATTGTCTCAATGTCAAGATGGTTGGTTGGCTCATCCAGAAGCAGCATGTGGGGCTGCCTCCATGCCAACCATGCAAATATCACCCGGCTCCTTTGGCCATCTGACAGATTCTTCATTGGCATCACCTGAGCCTTGCCCGTCAAGCCAAACTTACCAATAGCTGCCCTCATCTTCTCTTCCTCGTTGCCAGTATACTCTCTCATCATGTACTGAAGCGCAGACATCTCCACATCCAGCTTCTCTGCCAAGTGCTGATGGAACTGTGCAATTCTCAGATGGTTGTGCCGCCTGACCATACCCTCTTGGGAAACCAGCTCCCCTGTCATCAACTTCAGCAGCGTACTCTTCCCAGCCCCATTTGGCCCCACCAAAGCTACTCTTGAATCAAGATCCACCCCAAAGTCAATGTTCTTGTAGATCAGATTATCAGGGGTATAGCCAAATGAAACCTCCACAAACTGAAGCACTGGTGGGGGCAGCTTCCCCACGTCAGTAAAACGGAATATCAGCACCTTGTCCCTCGCCACCTTCTCAGTCAGACCTCCCCGCTCCATCTTTGCCAATGTTTTCTCTTTACTCTGTGCTTGGCGTGCCAGCTTTGCTGATCCATGCCCAAACCTAGCAATATACTCTTTCATTGATGCAATCTGCTCCTGCTCCCACTTATATTGCTTCATCTGGTTCTCCTCGAGTTCAGAACGGGTCTGAACATACTGGTCATAGTTGCCAGTATAGAGCTTCAGCTTTTTGCTCTGCATGTGGATAATATTTGTGCAGACACCATTCAGGAAGTCCTGTGAGTGCGATATTACAACCAATATGCGCTCAAAATTCTTCAACATCTCTTCCAACCAAACACAAGCCTCTAAATCTgttaaagggggaaaaaagaataatgaataaATGGAATAACACATTTACAACTTATATCAAAGAAGTAAACCAGGTATACCACCAAGATAACATCAATCAGTAAGATTACATCAATCAGTAACAAATAAATGGAATAACACGTTTACAACTTATATCAAAGAAGTATACCAGGTATACCACCAAGATAACATCAATCAGTAAGACATCATATAAGGACAGCGACGttagaatcaaaatttagaaaatgCAATGCAGACATTGGATTCTTATTGAAGTTCTGCCTTTCCTTCAAGATCTAAAGAATGGGATTAAATTTCCATGAATGATCAATACTTAAATTTCCGTATTTTCTGTCCCATTTAATGCCAACAACAATAATTTCTCAAGGGAAGAGGCTGTGCAAATaacccccccccttctttcaGACAGGCACTGCGGCAAAAGATCCAACAACCTCCAGATCCTTTGCCCAGCAAAAATGGCAAGCAAAACCTGACTACTACTGTAAAGCTTTCATCAGTGTAGACTAACTTCAAAGACAAAAGTAACATAAGTCTAATTGCAGTTCTAGGCAGTAGAAACAAGAAACAATGAAAACTGCAActaagattgaaaaaaaaaaaaaaaaaaaaaaaataattgactGGGGGAGGGTTTCCCCACATTGGCAGGAATCTGCATGTTACACCAATAGTTATCTTGAAAAAAAGTATCATAAATATGGGGCCATATATTCAGAGgagagataaaataataaaaaattccaattaCACACTGGCGGCATAGCAATCTTTCACCATAATAGTTTCAAGGTATAGCAGTTCCCTTCTCTGAAAGTGGTTTATAATTCATTTAATGGTTTCACCCACAAAGCATACCCACATTTAAAAGGTGTTTTATCAATTGATCTAGGTCAAACAATTTGGAGTTTAAAATGCTACAAGTTCACTTCTTGGACCCTTACCTCAaagattaagaaaagaaaagaaagattccCAACAAAATATCTACATTTCTATCAGGTTACTATAAATTTCAATCAAACAGTACTGCTAAAAAAAGTGCAGTATCATAAATCTTCACATAAACACACATTGCTATTGAATAATCCATAACAGCATACACCTGTGCACTAACAATATGGATAATGCTTTGCTTACTAAGGGGTATTATCAACCTGTGCACTAACAATATGGATAATGCTTTGCTTACTAAGGGGTATTATCAacctctgagagagagagagagagagagagggaattgaAACAAAACTAACCGTGCTGAGACATCTAAGTTACCATATGATACTAGAAAGCTGATTAAGGCGTACACAAAATTAGTCTTTCAATTCAATTGTTAGCATTAGTAGTGGGGCCATTATTAGCTAGTTAGTTATAATCTTGTCAAATAAAGTGTGGATCCAATTTGGAGGAGATAAGGTTAATTTTGAGTTGGCTTGGCATACTTTTCAAAGCATATGCATAGAAGAGTATCCTTGAGTCTTATTTCTTATGTTATTACGTTATTTGGTTAGTAAAGGACTCCTCGGACAGTGGCCAAtgattggagagagagagtgtgtctatgattttcttttatttttagaacATTATAAATACATGTAATGCTTAGCCAGCCAGCCAGCGTGATTGAATTAATAAAGTTAAATGGGTTTTTGAAATTGAGTTTGTCGCCTccttcctcactctctctctctctctctctctctctctctctctctcttttccccttgTCCGGTGGGTCAtccaattgataaaaaaaaaagggcatacccagtgcacgggtcaagggagggtcataatgtacgtagCCTTACTTCCCTACTCGTACCCCTCACCACTAAGTAGCAATGGAGCGCCCATACCATATTGATCTACATCATAAAATGATGCTGGTATGTGCATGATGTTTCATTTCCAAAATGACTCCCATCTTGTAGACTTGCTGCTGccgcactctctctctccataacaTCTTGCCAGCCTTTATGATACTCATTTGTATTGCATTCATCTGGCATGCTAAAAGAGCCATAACCCTGTGCAAGTCCTGCTTTCACAGAATCCTTGGAGTGATGAACAGAAGGTCGGTCCTAAACTTTAGCCCTTTTAACATAAAGTGACCAACCTCAACCTCAAAACCCTCATCTTCACACTGGTAGTCAGCTTTAAATTGTTGTACCAAGCAACAGCCTCTGCATTCATCTTGTACGCTTTGCCTTCAATATAAGTTCATAATGATACCATGGCACGAGCACCAAGAACAAACTGTCAATTGAAAATTGATGCCTATTTCTATGCAAAGAAATAACTTCAAGTCGAACGATACTCAAAAGTTTCCACCTCATAGCATCTTTTTAACCCTATATGGAAAATGCAACCAATGACCAAAGATCATATTGGTGAAAAGGTGGTAAAAACATCCAATAAGTCATTATCAGGTGTTTCCTTCGATATCTGTTCTTTGTAACAGCAAAGAAGACCAAATGATTGACCAACCAGGTCTGGATATCCCTCATTTGCAGCATTACCTCAAAGAtcctcttctcatctctctaTATATCAACAACAAAGTCAAGCATGTTAGATAATTTCGTCTCTTCATGAAAAATTCAGTCGAAGGGACACTAGAAGAGCTGAGTGAATAGCCTGTTCCTAGGAGGAACACTGTCACAACAATACATTGGGCTCCACCAGATCTTCAGTGTCTTGAGCCGAGTAAAATTGACTGTTCCTTGGATGAACACAGTCACAACTTATCTGTTTTCATTGCACATACTTCTCGGCAGTGGCATTAGTAAAACCGTGAAAGAAGCCACTGAAGCAGCAGCTGAAAAGCTTTGAAATAGTTCAACAGCTTTAAAGAGGGCTTTCAGAATGAACATATGCATTAGTGCTTTAGTGCTTTAGTGCTTTAGTAGTAAACAGATATAGACAACTTTACCAATCAATATCTTTCTATTCATTACATTGGGAAAAGATTAATATAAAATCCCAAGCACAGATGACTTATAAGTTTTGCCTTGGGAACCATTATGAAACACAAATAAACATAATAATGAGGGAAGTAAAAGATGCAAAAAGAGCAGTTCAATCTTAAAAATAACTAGAGATGAGGCAATCAAAATTTGCCACGATGATTAGTAAGTTTGATAGAACATGctttcggtaaaaaaaaaaaagaattgggcCATAAAATGTACCTAGATGGTTTGTGGGTTCATCAAGCAAAAGGATTGTTGGATTCATGAACAGGGCCCGTGCT
Protein-coding regions in this window:
- the LOC122057303 gene encoding uncharacterized protein LOC122057303, with the protein product MCRAGRVAITTQLRNSIGGLVGIGNYPETRRCLWKACTINADLFPLHCSLHRSPTLRTSTFPFLVLHPSSSSWSKSMFSGNTNSAAASAAASATDPPPPSNPTKTVRAMIKGRVQGVFYRNWTVENAKQLGLRGWVRNKRDGSVEALFSGHPDSVNEMEQRCRRGPPDAMVTSLQVFPSDEAPGPGFDRRQTV
- the LOC122057300 gene encoding ABC transporter F family member 1-like → MVSDASKKKAAQKKAAAAAKRGGKAAAAASSKAAASADAQDGGVEKLSNGVSSLQISDRNCTGVLCSHPLSRDIHIESLSVTFHGHDLIVDSDLELNYGRRYGLLGLNGCGKSTLLEAIGNRELPIPEHMDIYHLTREIDASDMTSLEAVINCDEERLKLEKEAETLAAEDGGGGEALERIYERLEALDAATAEKRAAEILFGLGFDKKMQAKKTRDFSGGWRMRIALARALFMNPTILLLDEPTNHLDLEACVWLEEMLKNFERILVVISHSQDFLNGVCTNIIHMQSKKLKLYTGNYDQYVQTRSELEENQMKQYKWEQEQIASMKEYIARFGHGSAKLARQAQSKEKTLAKMERGGLTEKVARDKVLIFRFTDVGKLPPPVLQFVEVSFGYTPDNLIYKNIDFGVDLDSRVALVGPNGAGKSTLLKLMTGELVSQEGMVRRHNHLRIAQFHQHLAEKLDVEMSALQYMMREYTGNEEEKMRAAIGKFGLTGKAQVMPMKNLSDGQRSRVIFAWLAWRQPHMLLLDEPTNHLDIETIDSLAEALNEWDGGLVLVSHDFRLINQVAKEIWVCENLAVTPWHGGIMDFKEHLRKKAGLSV